In Candidatus Limnocylindrales bacterium, a single window of DNA contains:
- a CDS encoding GYD domain-containing protein — MATYILLSTLTDEGRETVKKHPERIQEVNKELEAMGAKVISQYAVLGPYDFVNIVEAPDNKTIYRISVELGSRGTVHIISLPAIPVDEFVTMLKSKS; from the coding sequence ATGGCAACATATATTTTATTAAGTACTCTCACCGATGAGGGGAGAGAGACCGTCAAGAAACACCCGGAGCGCATCCAGGAGGTTAATAAAGAACTCGAAGCTATGGGGGCCAAAGTGATCAGCCAATACGCGGTGTTAGGTCCCTATGATTTTGTTAATATTGTGGAAGCTCCAGATAATAAAACCATCTATCGTATCTCCGTGGAACTGGGTTCACGGGGTACCGTCCACATTATAAGTTTGCCTGCTATTCCTGTTGATGAGTTTGTGACCATGCTGAAAAGTAAAAGTTAG
- a CDS encoding SDR family oxidoreductase, whose product MILNNRIALVVGGGNGLGRAIAKVYAREGAVVIVADLDYDAAVETLTQINQSHKGMAYQIDISDAEACQRLIQTVVDRWSRLDILVNCAAISLVDPILEVTPERWDRVFAVNARGAFFCMQAAARVMISQKFGRIINITSPASKSGFPFFTSYCASKAAVDSMTRCAAVAWAPYGVTVNTIAPGRMTGGMVDAIEKEMMKLTGKTEEQLKAERTRDLPMGRRVTPEEVAEAAVWLASDAAAYVTAERFNFSGGMELS is encoded by the coding sequence ATGATTCTGAATAATCGTATTGCTTTAGTGGTGGGGGGTGGAAATGGTCTGGGCCGGGCCATTGCCAAAGTTTATGCCCGGGAGGGGGCCGTTGTTATCGTAGCCGATCTGGATTATGACGCAGCCGTCGAAACCCTCACACAAATTAATCAGAGTCACAAAGGGATGGCTTATCAGATAGACATTTCAGATGCTGAAGCGTGTCAGCGACTGATCCAGACCGTGGTAGACCGATGGAGTCGATTAGATATCTTGGTTAATTGTGCCGCCATTTCCCTGGTTGATCCTATCCTGGAAGTAACCCCCGAACGCTGGGATAGAGTATTTGCCGTGAATGCAAGGGGTGCTTTCTTCTGCATGCAAGCCGCTGCCCGGGTCATGATTTCCCAAAAGTTTGGACGAATCATCAACATTACAAGTCCTGCTTCCAAATCAGGTTTTCCTTTTTTTACCTCTTATTGTGCAAGTAAAGCGGCGGTCGATAGCATGACGCGATGCGCTGCAGTGGCCTGGGCCCCCTATGGGGTTACCGTCAACACCATAGCTCCGGGCCGAATGACCGGTGGTATGGTAGACGCCATAGAAAAAGAAATGATGAAGTTAACCGGTAAAACGGAAGAACAGCTCAAAGCCGAGCGTACCAGGGATCTTCCGATGGGACGGCGGGTAACTCCAGAAGAGGTAGCTGAAGCGGCTGTATGGCTGGCTTCAGATGCCGCAGCCTACGTAACGGCAGAACGGTTTAACTTTTCAGGGGGGATGGAACTTTCTTGA
- a CDS encoding 4Fe-4S single cluster domain-containing protein, with translation MLLNLHAFVPLSVANGPGKRAVIWTQFCSLGCPGCFNPETHSAIGGKWTSVVELFQRIVALKDQIEGITISGGEPLQQRVAITELLRRVKTETSLSVILFTGFTWEEIKKMKDRIPGQVGSGAQRRVGEGPEVLSYIDVLLAGRYEASQRLARDLRGSANKTIHFLTNRYTMVDIQSVPHAEVIITPEGNMVMSGIDPLF, from the coding sequence ATGCTACTCAACCTTCATGCCTTTGTTCCTTTAAGTGTAGCCAATGGACCGGGAAAGAGGGCCGTTATCTGGACCCAATTTTGTAGTTTAGGATGTCCGGGTTGTTTTAATCCAGAAACACATTCTGCTATCGGGGGAAAGTGGACATCCGTTGTGGAGTTATTTCAACGCATTGTGGCACTTAAAGATCAGATTGAGGGGATTACCATCAGCGGTGGCGAACCTCTTCAGCAACGGGTTGCAATTACAGAATTGCTACGGCGGGTTAAGACCGAGACTTCCCTTTCCGTGATTCTCTTTACAGGCTTTACCTGGGAAGAAATTAAAAAAATGAAAGATCGGATACCTGGGCAAGTAGGATCCGGAGCGCAGAGGAGAGTAGGGGAGGGGCCGGAAGTCCTTTCCTATATTGATGTTCTCCTCGCAGGTCGTTATGAGGCTTCCCAACGCCTTGCCCGTGATTTAAGGGGTTCGGCCAATAAAACCATCCATTTTCTTACAAACCGATATACCATGGTCGATATCCAGTCTGTACCCCACGCTGAGGTTATCATTACCCCTGAGGGGAATATGGTAATGAGTGGAATTGATCCCTTATTTTGA
- the ltaE gene encoding low-specificity L-threonine aldolase produces the protein MTKIIDLRSDTVTKPTPAMRQAMLEAEVGDDVFGEDPSVNVLQQKVANLLGKEAALFVASGTMGNQLCIKTHTEPGTEVIIEAGAHPFNFEAGSSAALAGIQFYTIKGDRGVMEAAQIEEAIRPTTDHHFAPTRLICIENTHNRGGGKIYPLEKIIEIRKVADRYGIAMHLDGARLMNACVATGIKPIEYAQYFDSVSICLSKGLGAPVGSVIAGSAKFIDKAHWYRKMYGGGMRQAGILAAAGLYALEHHVDRLAEDHENAKILARGLSTIKGIRLDPDSVETNIVIFDVAETGKTSREVASKLKEHGVLFTFFGKSFLRGVTHLDVTRKDIEEAVEIVKKVLES, from the coding sequence ATGACAAAAATCATTGATCTTCGCAGTGATACCGTTACTAAACCGACTCCCGCCATGCGTCAGGCCATGCTCGAGGCCGAAGTGGGAGATGACGTGTTTGGAGAAGACCCTTCCGTAAATGTCTTACAGCAGAAAGTAGCTAACCTGTTAGGTAAAGAAGCAGCACTCTTTGTGGCTTCCGGGACCATGGGAAATCAGCTTTGTATCAAAACCCATACTGAACCTGGAACCGAGGTGATTATTGAGGCGGGTGCTCATCCCTTCAACTTCGAAGCCGGGAGCTCCGCTGCCCTGGCCGGCATTCAATTCTATACGATCAAAGGGGATCGGGGAGTTATGGAGGCTGCACAGATTGAAGAAGCCATCCGTCCGACTACAGACCATCACTTTGCGCCCACCCGGTTAATCTGCATCGAAAATACCCATAACCGGGGTGGTGGCAAAATTTATCCCCTGGAGAAGATCATCGAAATTCGAAAGGTAGCCGATCGGTATGGAATTGCCATGCACCTGGATGGGGCTCGCTTGATGAATGCCTGTGTGGCCACCGGGATCAAACCCATAGAATATGCTCAGTATTTTGATTCGGTCTCCATCTGCTTATCTAAAGGATTAGGGGCTCCCGTTGGATCGGTTATAGCAGGTTCTGCCAAATTCATCGATAAAGCCCACTGGTATAGAAAAATGTACGGTGGGGGCATGCGCCAGGCCGGCATCCTGGCTGCTGCAGGACTCTATGCCCTGGAACATCATGTGGATCGTCTGGCCGAAGACCATGAAAATGCTAAAATCCTGGCCCGGGGTCTGAGTACCATCAAAGGAATCCGCTTAGATCCTGATTCTGTCGAAACCAACATTGTCATCTTCGACGTAGCCGAGACTGGTAAAACCAGTCGCGAAGTGGCCAGTAAGCTTAAAGAACATGGGGTTTTGTTTACCTTCTTTGGAAAGTCCTTCTTGCGAGGAGTTACCCACCTGGATGTAACCCGGAAGGATATAGAAGAGGCCGTGGAGATCGTGAAAAAGGTACTGGAAAGCTAA
- the recJ gene encoding single-stranded-DNA-specific exonuclease RecJ produces MRIKLPKQWVIPRIDQGKLEFFSKELRISSILASILLNRGLETLEAASDFLEPSLTNLHNPFLMKDMDKAVTCLQRALQDKSLIMIHGDYDVDGITGTALLVRVFRELYANYSYYIPQRLKEGYGLSCETIQKAKQQGVKVIITVDCGISACKEVELANELGIQVLITDHHQAPPVLPKATAILNPRQKECLYPFKSLAGVGIAYKLSVALMSSLGIPPSEEIPPYNCLDLVALGTIADVAPLLGENRILVKYGLKQISRSKKPGVIELKRVAGLEEEEIQSRHIGYSLAPRINAIGRLGNASEAVELLTTDNYRLAFEIAGHLDRANRERQEVEQNVLDEAFAKIETEHHLDQGNILVLSSPNWHPGVIGIAASKIVEVYYRPTVLIAEFNGIGRGSARSIPSFSIFEALRECACLLKNFGGHMTAAGLTIETSAISSFRDQINKIGAGKLSREDLIPQIKIDAEVDLDCITLQLIKELEKCAPFGLGNPEPVFVARGLQIMRSPCIVGENHLKMKVRQSITQTPAEAIGFGMKSLLEKVFPSLPRIDVVFSPQINNRNGKPRIQLRLKDIKF; encoded by the coding sequence ATGAGGATTAAACTACCAAAGCAATGGGTTATACCCCGGATAGATCAAGGAAAGCTGGAATTCTTTTCCAAAGAGCTTCGGATTTCTTCGATCTTAGCCTCTATCCTTTTGAATCGAGGCCTGGAAACTCTGGAGGCCGCCAGTGATTTTTTAGAGCCTTCTTTAACCAACCTTCATAACCCCTTTCTTATGAAAGATATGGATAAAGCGGTCACCTGTCTCCAACGCGCCCTTCAAGATAAATCGCTCATCATGATCCATGGGGATTATGACGTAGACGGGATTACGGGTACTGCTTTACTGGTACGGGTTTTCCGGGAACTCTATGCAAATTATTCTTACTATATTCCCCAACGTCTCAAAGAAGGATACGGCTTGAGCTGTGAGACCATCCAAAAGGCTAAACAACAAGGAGTCAAAGTGATTATTACGGTAGATTGTGGTATTTCTGCTTGTAAGGAAGTTGAACTGGCCAATGAGTTGGGAATTCAGGTTCTGATTACGGATCATCATCAGGCCCCTCCGGTCCTTCCAAAAGCCACGGCCATCTTAAATCCAAGGCAAAAAGAATGTTTGTATCCCTTTAAATCCCTGGCCGGTGTAGGGATTGCTTATAAACTTTCCGTTGCCCTGATGTCCTCCTTAGGAATTCCTCCTTCGGAAGAAATTCCACCTTACAACTGTTTGGATCTGGTGGCGTTGGGAACTATCGCCGATGTAGCCCCTCTGCTGGGTGAGAATCGAATCCTGGTTAAATACGGTTTAAAGCAGATAAGCCGGAGTAAAAAACCCGGTGTCATAGAACTCAAGCGGGTTGCCGGACTCGAAGAAGAAGAGATTCAGTCCAGGCATATAGGATACAGTCTGGCCCCCCGGATCAATGCCATCGGACGATTGGGAAATGCTTCAGAGGCTGTCGAGCTGTTAACGACCGATAATTATCGCCTGGCCTTCGAGATAGCTGGTCATCTGGATCGGGCGAATAGAGAACGGCAGGAAGTTGAGCAGAACGTGTTGGACGAAGCCTTCGCTAAAATTGAGACGGAACATCATCTGGATCAGGGAAATATTTTAGTCCTTTCCTCTCCCAATTGGCATCCGGGAGTCATTGGAATAGCCGCTTCTAAAATCGTGGAAGTATACTATCGCCCAACCGTTTTAATTGCAGAATTCAATGGAATAGGCAGAGGATCTGCCCGAAGTATCCCTTCTTTTTCCATTTTTGAGGCGCTCCGGGAATGTGCTTGTTTGTTAAAAAATTTTGGCGGTCATATGACCGCTGCAGGTTTGACCATTGAAACCTCGGCGATTAGTTCCTTTCGAGACCAGATTAATAAAATTGGAGCCGGAAAACTCTCCCGAGAAGATCTGATTCCTCAAATCAAAATAGATGCCGAGGTTGATTTAGATTGCATAACACTCCAGCTTATTAAGGAGTTAGAAAAGTGTGCTCCGTTTGGATTAGGGAATCCAGAACCTGTTTTTGTAGCCCGTGGTCTGCAGATTATGCGATCTCCTTGCATTGTCGGAGAAAATCATTTGAAGATGAAAGTGCGGCAGTCTATAACCCAGACTCCAGCCGAGGCCATCGGTTTTGGAATGAAAAGTTTACTGGAAAAAGTTTTTCCTTCTTTGCCTCGGATAGATGTGGTATTTAGTCCTCAAATCAACAACCGGAATGGGAAGCCCCGTATCCAGCTTCGCCTCAAGGATATTAAATTCTAA
- a CDS encoding PQQ-dependent sugar dehydrogenase, whose product MIGYLEETMKRLNFFIFSFLFLVIVPRSEAQVSLQPAFPNLSFNNPLDLQHPGDGTDRIFVVTQSGVIYVFNNSPSVTSAKVFLDISARVISGGELGLLGLAFHPNYKNNGYFYVNYTAPNPLRSVIARYMVSSTDPDSADKNSEVVLLEVLQPYPNHNGGQLAFGPDGYLYIGLGDGGSAGDPQNNAQNRSVLLGKLLRIDVNKTSGGNNYAIPPDNPFVGNTSGYKEEIYAYGLRNPWRFSFDPVTKWLWAGDVGQNLWEEIDLIEKGKNYGWRIMEGNHCYDPPSGCDTSGLTLPIWEYGHDSNGGDSVTGGYVYRGTGVPELYGKYVYGDYISGRIWTLSYDGVNPPVNTLLLNSGLNIASFGVDKRNELYVCAFDGKIYKFVSITPPPLPTPTPTPSSVNWGIFGDTPVPKDYDGDNQADIAVWRPSNGIWYILPSKNNPPTAPIVQSWGLQGDQPVPGDYDGDGHADLAVFRPSRRTWLIQKSRDGVFIQKFGNSLDVPVPKDYDGDKITDLAVFRPLRGEWVIQPSGNPGYSAQNSSRRVRWGLPGDIPVPADFDGDGKADIAVWRPAEGNWYLLFSGGGFHVISWGFSQDVPVPADFDGDGKADIAVWRPAEGNWYLLFSSGGSRVIKWGQEGDTPVPADFDGDGKADIAVWQNRSGLWLIAPP is encoded by the coding sequence ATGATCGGTTACTTAGAAGAAACCATGAAACGCTTAAATTTTTTCATATTCTCCTTTCTTTTCCTTGTTATAGTACCCCGTTCTGAGGCGCAGGTTTCACTCCAACCGGCCTTCCCCAACCTTTCCTTTAACAATCCTCTGGATTTACAACACCCAGGAGATGGAACCGATCGAATATTTGTTGTGACCCAGTCTGGTGTTATTTACGTCTTCAATAACTCCCCCTCGGTCACTTCGGCAAAAGTTTTTTTAGACATCAGCGCCCGGGTCATCAGTGGAGGTGAATTGGGATTACTGGGACTGGCCTTTCATCCCAATTACAAAAACAACGGCTACTTTTATGTGAATTATACCGCACCGAATCCACTTCGTTCTGTAATTGCACGATACATGGTCAGTTCTACGGACCCGGATTCTGCTGATAAAAACAGCGAGGTTGTTTTGCTTGAAGTTCTTCAACCCTACCCTAATCATAACGGGGGCCAGCTTGCTTTTGGACCGGATGGTTATTTGTATATTGGTCTGGGGGACGGCGGTTCTGCCGGGGATCCTCAAAATAACGCCCAAAATAGATCGGTTTTACTGGGTAAACTCCTGCGGATCGATGTAAATAAGACTTCAGGTGGTAATAACTATGCCATCCCCCCTGATAATCCTTTTGTGGGGAACACCTCGGGTTATAAAGAGGAGATTTATGCTTATGGACTACGAAATCCTTGGAGATTTAGTTTCGATCCTGTTACAAAATGGCTATGGGCAGGAGATGTAGGTCAGAATTTATGGGAAGAGATTGATCTTATAGAAAAGGGAAAGAATTATGGTTGGCGAATTATGGAAGGAAATCACTGTTATGATCCTCCTTCCGGTTGTGACACTTCTGGTCTTACCCTTCCCATATGGGAATATGGCCATGATAGCAACGGAGGTGATTCGGTTACCGGAGGGTATGTTTACCGGGGAACGGGGGTTCCTGAGCTTTATGGAAAATATGTTTATGGGGATTATATTTCTGGAAGAATCTGGACGTTGAGTTATGACGGAGTTAATCCGCCCGTGAACACGTTGTTATTGAACAGCGGGCTGAATATTGCTTCCTTTGGAGTGGATAAACGGAACGAGTTATATGTTTGTGCTTTCGATGGGAAAATCTATAAGTTTGTTTCGATCACTCCGCCCCCCCTCCCAACGCCTACCCCCACTCCAAGTTCTGTAAATTGGGGAATTTTTGGAGATACCCCGGTCCCTAAAGATTACGACGGGGATAATCAAGCCGATATAGCTGTATGGCGACCGAGTAATGGCATCTGGTACATTTTACCAAGTAAAAATAACCCACCGACGGCTCCTATTGTCCAATCCTGGGGTTTGCAGGGAGATCAACCCGTCCCGGGTGATTACGATGGGGACGGTCATGCAGACCTGGCTGTTTTTCGACCTTCCCGTAGAACCTGGCTTATTCAAAAATCTCGGGATGGCGTCTTCATACAAAAATTTGGAAATTCCCTGGATGTCCCGGTTCCGAAGGACTACGATGGGGATAAAATCACGGATCTGGCCGTCTTTAGACCCCTTCGAGGGGAATGGGTGATTCAACCTTCCGGTAATCCAGGGTATTCAGCACAAAACAGTTCCAGAAGGGTTCGATGGGGGCTTCCGGGAGATATTCCGGTCCCTGCAGATTTTGATGGAGATGGGAAGGCCGATATAGCCGTATGGCGGCCTGCAGAGGGAAACTGGTATCTCCTCTTCTCAGGAGGTGGTTTCCACGTAATCTCCTGGGGTTTTTCTCAAGATGTACCGGTCCCTGCAGATTTTGATGGAGATGGGAAGGCCGATATAGCCGTATGGCGGCCTGCAGAGGGAAACTGGTATCTCCTCTTTTCAAGTGGCGGTTCCCGTGTGATAAAATGGGGCCAGGAGGGCGATACCCCGGTTCCGGCAGATTTTGATGGAGATGGAAAGGCGGATATTGCGGTCTGGCAAAATAGAAGTGGCCTGTGGCTTATTGCCCCCCCTTAA
- the mutL gene encoding DNA mismatch repair endonuclease MutL, whose amino-acid sequence MSSRIKVLPEKVANQIAAGEVIERPASVVKELVENALDARTSRVIIEVRGSGQGYIRVTDTGYGMNPEEAILAFERHATSKVASLEDLFRIQTFGFRGEALPSIASVSKVSLTSKMNEMLTGVRVEVQGGKILKVEEVAANPGTSVEVRDLFYNTPARLKFLKSTMTELSHISDVVIDEALAHPEISFTLIHNARETIQAAGGVQPLERIASIFGRSFARELVEVHQEAYRLVLTGFLGLPSFHRANKNYQKIFVNRRPIRDRVLSHAIQEAYETLIPKGRYPVAILFLQIPPEWVDVNVHPAKVEVRFLDPKGVHDFIVDAIRNTLRNSLKISTLPSFPGEFPSSHRLHAEDSVQQAISNTSWPAILSSEDWSSIPEREDKSKEWQSEDREICPALIQSYDSESPRRVFSTLHPIGQFHETYILAQTSDELILIDQHAAHERVLYEEFKKKLKTSKIDIQPLLFPVTLEFSYRESHLLLEHLGFLSKYGLELEPFGGSTYILKAVPALLMKANYPKLLADVVDQLADPERAPDPEKKMDQILTVMACHAAVRANDPLNLDQITALLRQMDQVELPYTCPHGRPTTFKISVYELEKKFRRT is encoded by the coding sequence ATGTCTTCCCGAATTAAAGTACTTCCAGAAAAAGTTGCCAATCAAATTGCGGCAGGGGAGGTGATCGAACGTCCGGCATCGGTGGTCAAAGAATTAGTGGAAAATGCCCTGGATGCCAGGACTTCCCGTGTAATTATCGAAGTTCGAGGTAGTGGTCAAGGTTATATTCGTGTAACCGATACCGGTTACGGTATGAATCCAGAAGAAGCAATATTGGCCTTTGAGCGCCACGCTACCAGTAAAGTTGCTTCTTTAGAAGATCTTTTTCGTATCCAAACCTTCGGATTTAGAGGAGAAGCCCTGCCGAGTATTGCCTCCGTTTCAAAGGTTAGCCTGACCTCAAAAATGAACGAAATGCTTACCGGGGTTCGGGTGGAAGTCCAGGGTGGCAAGATCCTTAAGGTCGAAGAAGTTGCAGCCAACCCGGGGACTTCGGTGGAAGTTCGAGATCTTTTCTATAACACCCCGGCCCGTTTAAAGTTCTTAAAAAGTACCATGACGGAGTTGAGCCATATCAGCGACGTCGTGATTGATGAAGCCTTAGCCCATCCAGAGATAAGCTTTACCCTGATTCATAATGCTCGGGAAACCATCCAGGCAGCCGGAGGGGTTCAACCTTTGGAACGGATTGCTAGCATCTTTGGAAGATCCTTTGCCAGGGAACTGGTAGAGGTTCATCAAGAAGCCTATCGACTGGTTTTAACCGGATTCCTGGGCCTTCCCTCCTTTCATCGGGCTAATAAAAACTATCAGAAAATTTTTGTAAACCGAAGACCAATCCGGGATCGAGTTCTTTCCCACGCTATCCAGGAAGCTTATGAAACCTTAATACCCAAAGGGCGCTATCCTGTGGCAATTTTATTTCTTCAAATCCCCCCAGAGTGGGTGGATGTCAATGTGCATCCTGCTAAGGTGGAAGTTCGATTCTTAGACCCAAAGGGCGTCCACGATTTTATCGTGGATGCCATTCGTAACACCCTCCGAAACTCTTTAAAAATCTCTACCTTACCGTCTTTCCCCGGAGAATTTCCCTCCTCCCATCGACTCCACGCCGAAGATTCAGTTCAACAGGCAATCTCAAATACTTCCTGGCCTGCCATTTTGAGTTCTGAAGACTGGTCTTCGATTCCAGAGAGAGAAGATAAAAGCAAGGAGTGGCAAAGTGAAGATAGGGAAATCTGTCCTGCACTCATCCAATCCTATGACTCGGAATCTCCTCGCCGGGTTTTTTCTACCCTTCATCCCATCGGGCAGTTCCATGAAACGTACATCCTGGCCCAGACTTCAGACGAGTTGATTTTGATAGACCAGCACGCAGCCCACGAACGGGTTCTCTATGAAGAATTTAAAAAAAAGCTGAAAACCTCTAAGATAGATATCCAACCCTTACTTTTTCCGGTCACTCTAGAATTTTCTTACCGGGAGAGTCATCTTCTGTTGGAACATCTGGGATTTTTAAGTAAATACGGTCTAGAATTGGAACCCTTTGGGGGAAGTACGTATATCTTAAAAGCGGTTCCTGCACTGCTAATGAAAGCTAATTATCCCAAACTTTTGGCCGATGTGGTGGATCAGTTAGCAGACCCAGAAAGAGCTCCAGACCCTGAGAAAAAAATGGACCAGATCCTTACGGTGATGGCCTGCCATGCGGCAGTTCGGGCCAATGATCCTCTTAACCTGGATCAAATAACTGCTCTGCTCCGCCAGATGGATCAGGTAGAGCTTCCCTATACCTGTCCCCATGGTCGTCCTACAACATTTAAAATCAGTGTATATGAACTGGAAAAAAAGTTCCGCAGGACGTGA
- a CDS encoding PilZ domain-containing protein: protein MQEQRRYTRLSSIHLGTYRHYADDRTIDSDGNVIRTLDLGKGGALLELREKFEPNSILDLDMLLGEARIRCKARITNVRAKGKVFMTGVEFIEMSEEDREILQSYLTWEYFV from the coding sequence ATGCAAGAGCAGCGTAGATATACCCGGCTTAGTTCTATTCATTTAGGTACTTACCGACACTATGCCGATGATAGGACCATAGACAGTGACGGAAATGTAATTCGAACTCTGGACTTGGGGAAGGGAGGAGCCCTATTGGAACTCAGAGAAAAATTCGAGCCCAATAGTATATTGGATCTGGATATGCTGCTAGGGGAAGCCAGGATTAGATGTAAGGCAAGAATAACCAATGTGCGGGCCAAGGGCAAGGTTTTCATGACAGGCGTGGAATTTATAGAAATGAGCGAGGAAGATCGAGAAATTCTCCAAAGTTATCTGACTTGGGAGTACTTTGTTTAG
- a CDS encoding kelch repeat-containing protein, with protein MIYLQKKQRIGKVIIYYLLPLTLCLLLFAFLLTAAGEGRWEKKAPLLTPRTEVAAVAINGKIYVIGGLSSRGTTGVVEVYDPATDKWQRKTPLPVPLHHVGIGVVLGKLYVVGGFKEDWKPVNTNWMYDPSLDRWEAKAPMPTARGALSVGVIADKLHAVGGVGSEGDLATHEVYDPSKDAWESRKPMPTARDHLAVGVVKNKLYAIGGRVAGYAHNISTNEEYDPVTDTWSTKAPLPTARSGIAGAVLNDKIYVFGGEAPSGTFNQNEAYDPLKDQWTSLAPMPTPRHGLGAVVVNGQIYVLGGGTRPGAYVSDLNEVFRPE; from the coding sequence TTGATTTACCTACAGAAAAAACAGAGAATTGGAAAAGTTATAATTTATTACCTTTTACCTCTTACCCTTTGCCTTCTGCTTTTTGCCTTTTTGTTGACAGCCGCTGGAGAAGGAAGGTGGGAGAAAAAGGCTCCCCTTTTAACCCCTCGAACAGAAGTAGCGGCAGTGGCTATAAATGGAAAAATTTATGTGATTGGAGGACTTAGTTCGAGAGGTACTACGGGAGTTGTAGAAGTTTACGATCCGGCTACAGATAAATGGCAGCGGAAAACCCCCTTGCCGGTACCCTTACACCATGTCGGAATTGGAGTAGTTCTGGGAAAACTTTATGTAGTTGGTGGATTTAAAGAAGATTGGAAACCCGTTAACACCAACTGGATGTATGACCCAAGCCTGGATAGATGGGAAGCCAAGGCTCCCATGCCAACGGCCCGTGGAGCCTTAAGTGTAGGAGTAATAGCCGATAAACTCCATGCGGTAGGGGGAGTTGGAAGTGAGGGAGATTTAGCCACCCATGAGGTCTATGATCCTTCAAAAGACGCCTGGGAATCCAGGAAACCCATGCCCACAGCCCGGGATCATCTGGCGGTAGGTGTAGTTAAAAATAAGCTATATGCCATTGGAGGAAGGGTCGCAGGTTATGCCCACAATATCTCTACCAACGAGGAATACGATCCTGTCACAGATACCTGGTCTACTAAAGCTCCTCTCCCCACGGCCCGAAGTGGAATTGCCGGGGCTGTTTTAAATGATAAAATTTATGTGTTCGGCGGAGAAGCCCCTTCCGGAACCTTTAACCAGAATGAAGCTTATGATCCTCTGAAAGACCAATGGACCTCGTTAGCTCCCATGCCAACTCCTCGACACGGTTTGGGTGCGGTTGTTGTGAATGGGCAAATCTATGTTCTTGGAGGGGGAACCCGACCCGGTGCTTATGTCAGTGATCTGAATGAGGTTTTCAGACCAGAATAA